The Caloenas nicobarica isolate bCalNic1 chromosome 33, bCalNic1.hap1, whole genome shotgun sequence genome contains the following window.
GACGGTGGTGGCGGTGCTGGCGGTGGGGGGGCtgttcctctgctgcctctgcgTCCTCCTCGCCCTCCTCTACTGGCGCAGCAAGAAGATCCAGAAGAAACGGGCGATGCGGCGCTACCTGGAGCGGGGCGAGGTGAGTTGGGGGGGGCTCGGAGCGGGGGGAACCCGTCCCCACCCGTCCCCACCCGTCCCCGAGTCGGTCTCTGTCCCGTCCCATCCCCATTCCTGTCCCGTCCCATCACTGACCCGTCCCAtcctcatccctgtcccctcgtccctgtcccccccacctCGCAGAGCCTGGAGCCGCTGGACCCCAGTGAAAAAGCCAACAAGGTGCTCGCCCGCATCTTCAAAGAGACGGAGCTGAAGCGCCTGAAGGTTTTGGGCTCTGGCGTCTTCGGGACGGTGCACAAGGTGAGGGGGGGGCGCTCCACGGGGCGGGGGTTCAGCCGGAGCCGGGCACGGTGCTCACGGGGACATCCCCCCCCGCACCGCCCAGGGCATCTGGATCCCCGACGGCGACTCCATCAAGATCCCGGTGAGCATCAAGGTGATCCAGGACTGGAGCGGGCAGCAATCCTTCCATGCCGTCACCGATGTGagccagggatggggatgggggggggacacgggcccgatcctgctccccagctgcgTTCCGGGGGGGTCCTGACGCTGTCCCCGCAGCACATGCTGGCCATCGGCAGCCTGGACCACGCGTACATCGTGCGGCTGCTGGGCAtctgccccggcccccgcctGCAGCTGGTGAcgcagctgctgcccctgggcTCCCTCCTCGACTACGTGCGCAAGAACCGCGACACCATcagcccccagctgctcctcaacTGGTGCGTCCAGGTGGCCAAGGTGAGTCCCGGGGGGGATGAGGGGGTCCCCATGGCCCCCCGGCTTCGCTGACACCCGCCACGCCCCCTGAAAGGGGATGTACTACTTGGAGGAGCATCGCATGGTGCATCGCAACCTGGCCGCCCGCAACGTGCTGCTCAAGTCTCCCAGCCAGGCGCAGGTGGCGGATTTCGGCATTGCCGACCTGCTCTACCCCGATGACAAGAAGTATTTCTACAATGAAGTCAAGGTGGggaccccctgtgccccccaccctgTGCCGTGGGacaccccctccctgccccacagctctaGTACCCCCTGCATCCCTGGtacctcctgcatccctggtacctcctgcatccctggtAACTTCTGCATCCTTGGTACCCCCTGCATCCCTGGtacctcctgcatccctggtACCTCCTACATCCCTGGTACCTCCTACATCCCCGGTACCCCCTGCATCCCTGGTACCCCCTGCATCCCTGGtacctcctgcatccctggtAACTTCTGCATCCCTGGTACCCCCTGCATCCCTGGtacctcctgcatccctggtaccccctgcatccctggtacctcctgcatccctggtACCTTCTACATCCCCGGTACCCCCTGCATCCCTGGtacctcctgcatccctggtACCTCCTACATCCCTGGTACCTTCTACATCCCTGGTACCCCCTGCATCCCTGGTACCCCCTGCATCCCCGGTACCTCCTGCATCCCCGGTACCTCATGCATCCCCTCCTCTCTGTGTCTCCCCACCTATCAGGGATGTCCTGTCCCCTCCATGCCCCCTGCACTACAGGGTGTCCCCCACTcagtccccatgtcccccatgacCCCCTCTCCCCGCAGACCCCCATCAAGTGGATGGCGCTGGAGAGCATCCACTTTGGGAAGTACACGCACCAGAGCGATGTGTGGAGCTACGGTGAGCGCCAGTGCCAGGCCCCCCCCGGCCCTCCACACCTCACTGGGGGGCTCACGAGGCCTGTCCCTGCAGGGGTGACACTCTGGGAGATGATGACGTTCGGGGCCGAGCCATACGCCGGGATCCGGCTGGCCGAGGTGCCAGATCTGCTGGAGAAGGGCGAGCGGCTGTCGCAGCCCCCGATCTGCACCATTGACGTCTACATGGTCATGGTGAAGTGTGAGTGTGACACTGCGTGTCCCCAGACCCAGGAGggtcctgccctgtccccaaccATGTCCCCAAATTCAGGAGGGGCCtggtcctgtccccatccctgtctccaTCCCCAGAGCAGGGTTccagccgtgtccccatccctgtccccatccccagggcagggtcccagctgtgtccccatccctgtccccatccccagggcagggtcctggtcgtgtccccatccccgtccccatccctggggccatgtcccagctctcagctccccctgtccccatccccagagcAGGGTTccagccatgtccccatccccgtccccatccccagggcagGGTTCTGGTCCTGTCCCTATCCCCAGAGCAGGGTTccagccatgtccccatccctgtccccatccccagggcagggttctggtcctgtccccatccccagggcagggtcccagccatgtccccatccctgtccccatccccagggcagggttctggtcctgtccccatccccagggcagggtcccagccatgtccccatccctgtccccatcctcagggcagggttctggtcctgtccccatccccagagcAGGGTTCTGGTCCTGTCCCTATCCCCAGAGCAGGGATccagccatgtccccatccctgtccccatcctcagggcagggttctggtcctgtccccatccccagagcAGGGTTCTGGTCCTGTCCCTATCCCCAGAGCAGGGATccagccatgtccccatccctgtccccatccccagagcAGGGTTCtggtcctgtccccatccccagagcagggatccagccatgtccccatccctgtccccatccccagggcagggtcctggtcctgtccccatccctgtccccatccctggggccatgtcccagctctcagctccccctgtccccatccccagagcagggtcccagccgtgtccccatccctgtccccatccccagggcagggtcctggtcctgtccccatccccgtccccatccctggggccatgtcccagctctcagccccccctgccccccccgctcAGGCTGGATGATCGACGAGAACATCCGTCCCACCTTCAAGGAGCTGGCGAACGAGTTCACCCGCATGGCCCGCGACCCCCCCCGCTACCTGGTCATCAAGGTGAGCGTcgccccccacacacaccccgacccccccgccccgtccgtgtccccgcagcccctgACGTCGCTGTCCCCGCAGCAGGAgagcggggccgccccccccgccgaGCCCCCCACCCTCAGCGACAAGGAGCTGGACGAGATGGAGacgctggagctggaggaggaggaagaggagctggaCGGGCCCTTCGGCCTCGCCGGGCTCTACCCCCCACGCCCCCGGGGCAGCTGCGCCCGGGtgagccccccctgccccccaaccCCGGCTCTGGGGGCTCCGGGGGGGGTCCTGGGATGTGCCACAAGGTCCCCCAGCCCCAACATCCCCCCCATGGGACCCTCATTCCCTCTGAGCCCCAGCAGGACCCAACCCTGTGCCCGCAGTGGGGTGGGGGAGTCCCAGCCCCTGCGTCCCCCCCAATTGGGGTCTCAAcccccccccccgtgtccccccccacagagccccagcCTGCTCAGCCCCCCCGCCGGCTACATCCCCATGAACCAGCCTGGCCTCGGTGCCCGCCAGGTACCCTGGGGGGGCAAGGGGGtccatggggtgctggggggcgaTGGGGGGTggccatggggtgctgggggcccGGGGTGGGGCAAGGGGTGCTGGGAGTAaggggggggcatgggggggctatggggtggccatggggtgctgggagCAAGGCGGGGATTATGGGGTGGTAGGGACATggcggggtgctgggggggcacgTGGGGGTCCGTGGGGTGCTTGGGGAGCTATAGGGGTGGCCATAGGGTGCTGGGGGGCTATAGGGGTGGCCATAGGGTGCTGGGggccatggggtgctggggggctaTAGGGGTggccatggggtgctggggggtctataggggtgACCATGGGGTGTTTGGGACACgggttgggggggtgggggggcaaggggtgctgggggggctaTAGGAGTGaccatggggtgcaggggacaTGCGGGGGTCCATGGGACATTGGGGCGGTGGGAGGGTGACGtggtggagctggggggggtggTCTGCAGggtcacccccccccccccccatctcACCCCACGTGCCCCAGGGCGGGGGGTGTCGCCCCCCCCGGCGCAGCCGCCAGGAGTCGCTGGGCCGGACGGTGTCGGAGTCGTCGGAGGGTCGGGGAACGGGCTCGGAGCTGGAGCCCGAGGGGGGGTCGCTGTCGGGGGGCAGCCTGTGCCGCAGCCTGCGCTCGCGGGGGGACAGCGCCTACCTGTCCCAGCGGGAGagcttcccccccccgccccccagcagCGAGGGCAGCGAGGAGGACGCCAACGGCTACGTCACCCCCAACTGCGCCGGGCGGGGTGAGATGGGGGGGGGGCagcctttttttggggggagggggtgcCGTCCGTGCAGATTAAGGGGGTCCCATCCCGTAggatggggtttgggggctccCTCCCGCTGTGGGGTTGCACCTCGAGGGTCCGTGGGGGATTGGGGTGAAGTGGGGGGGGTCCTgtgtctgggggggtcccgccCTGTCCGGGGGGGTCCTGACTTGTCCCCAGGGTTCCCACCCTGTTGCCAGGGGTGCCACCCTCTCCCTGGGggtcctgtcctgtccctggggGTCCCATCCTGACCCTGGGGGTCCCACCCTGTCCCCGGGGGTCCTGTCCCATCCCCGGGggtcctgtcctgtccctggggGTCCCACCCTGTCCCCGGGGGTCCCGTCCTGTCCCTGGGGGTCCCATCCTGACCCTGGGGGTCCCACCCTGTCCCCGGGGGTCCTGTCCCATCCCCGGGggtcctgtcctgtccctggggGTCCCATCCTGACCCTGGGGGTCCCACCCTGTCCCTGGgggtcctgtcctgtccccgggggtcctgtcctgtccctggggGTCCCACCCTGTCCCCGGGGGTCCTGTCCCATCCCCGGGGGTCCCACCCCCCATGTTGTGGGGGGACAGACCCATTTGTGCAGGGTTGGGGCTCAGCCTGGAGCGGAGCATCTTTTGGGGGGAGGCCAAGCCAAGACCCCCAAAAACTTGGGGGATTCTGGGGTGACTGGGGGGGGCTCTGACCAGTGCGTGTGTCCATTCCCCCCGCCCCACAGAGACGGACCCCGTGGGGGGCTCGAtgccggaggaggaggaggagtacGAGTACATGAACCGGcggcccgggggggccccgggagcccccccgccccgtccggCCTcgctggaggagctgggctaCGAATACATGGAGGTGGGTTCAGAACTGGGGGTCTCCCCAGGAGCCCCCCCGGGGCAGGAGGACGAGGAAGACTACGAGTACATGAACAAACAGCCGCGGCTGAGCCGCTCACTGGGCAGCGTCACCGGGGGGTTGCCGGGACCCCGCCACGACGGCTACACCGACATGCGCCCCGGGgaggcccccccggccccccgggaGGACGAGCAGGGTTACGAGGAGATGGAAGCCGTGCTggccccccgctgccccggctgCCGCGGCCCCCCGGCGccggccccccccgccatgAAGCCCCTGCGGAGCCTGGAGGCCTCGGACTGTGCCTTCGACAACCCTGACTACTGGCACAGCCGCCTCTTCGCCAAGGCGGACGCGCAGCGGACATAGGGGACCCCCCCCCCGGGCACCCCGACACCCCCCtgccctcctgtccccccccacGGGGCTGTTTACACTGGATATGAAGGATCCCCCCCTTCTCGGGGTTATGAGCCAAAGCTGAAGGGGGGGTGAGGGGGTCACGGCTCGAGCCGGGGGGGGTGTGAGCACTtggggtgcagcccccccatccctgccccccTGCAGGGGGGGGGGTCCAGACCCCTGGGTCGCCCCCCCGTGAAGGTGCCCCCAATgagcagggatgctggagggTCCCTGGCTGGGCGAGGGGGGTCCCTGGCTGGGGGGAGCTGAGGTCGGGGGGGGGGTCTCTGCACCCCCAGACTCATTTTCAGGTTCCCCGTTCCCTGCTGGGACCACAGTGAAGGTTTGGGGGTGCCCCCCCCCCATATTTCAAGGGGTGTCCCCGGGTTGGGGGGGCTGCGGTGCCCGTTAAGTCCCCGGAGCTGGGTGCggggctggggtttgggggggtctgtgccccccccggccccaggGAGTCCCATTTCTGGGATGTTTTCACCCAGTTTTTAGGGGGATCCCGGGCCGGGGGGGAGTCGCAGCCCAGACTCTCCACTCGGGgcagggccgtgtcccccccgggggGCGCGGGTCGGGTTTGTAAATGCTGAATAAAGACAAAGGGAATTGGAGCAGAAGTTgcgctgattttttttctttttttgggggggggtgcgGCGGGTCTGGGGGCTGCGATGGGGCGGGCGGGCAGTGAGCGGGGCCAGGGCCGTGCGCTGGGGGCACCGGCAGCCCCACGGCAGTGACGGGACGCCCCTCCGGCAGTGACCGGACCCCCCGGTTCCCGGTGGCACCGCGgaccccgcgccccccccggcccggagCGGCCCCTTTAATTGAACCCCGGGCGGACTGCACTTCCCAGCAGGCCCCGCGCGCGGCTCCCGACCGCGGGATTCGGAGATCTCGCGAGACGCGCAGCGCCCGCCGGGAGTTGTAGTCCGGCCGccgggcgccgggccgggctTTTGAGCGAAGCGTcgcgggggctgccgggagtTGTAGTCCGGAGGGGGCGGAGCCTCGCCTTCCCAGCGTGCCCCGCGCGGAGCCCGCGCTCTCTCCTCGCTCGCGCTCCCGGCGGCTCctcagcggcggcggcggcaccgggagcggcaccggcaccgggcGTAGGCGGCTCCGACCATGTCGGGCGAGGAGGAGGCGGCCGAGCTCACCATCGCCGAGGACCTGGTGGTGACCAAGTACAAGATGGGGGGGGACATCGCCAACCGTGAGTGCGGGccgcggccgggcggggggcgcggcggcgggcgggcacCGGCGCGGGGGTGCGCGGTGAGGGCCGGGGGGAGCggaggggggcggcggggatggggcgggcggcgcggttTGCCCACCCCCCAACCCGCTTCACCAGCGGCGTCTCCACggatggtggtggtgggggggggggtccggTTGTACGTTCCCCCCCCGCCCGGTGCGGCGGGAGCTCCCGGTTCCCCCGGGCCCGGGCCCCGCGCGGCGGCTGCTGCCGGCACGTGGCCTCCGCGCCCCACGTGCagcggcggcgggcagggcccggcacccccctccctccctcccgccctcAACCCCGCGGGGGGAGCCGGGAGCGGCACCGGCCGCCACGTCCCGCCCCGGGGCCGCTTTTGTTCGGGGCTGCAACCGGGAACGGACACCGGGGCgggagctcagccctgggccGCGCGTCGTTCCCCACACCCCCCTCCCCGCGTTCTTTCCCTTTGGCTGATGTTTTACCCCCCCCGCTCCGTGTTATGCCCGGACGGGCCGTCCCGGTGACAGCAGCCCCGGAGCCGCCCGGACCGGTCCGGTGAGGAGCAGCCTCGTTAGCGGCATCGCACGCTGGTTCCTGCTGACTCCGACGCTTCTCTTCTCAGTCATCGCTGCTGGAGCTTGGGGTGCAGCCCCAGGATCCCCTTGGTTTGCTCCATCCACTGGGCAAACTGGGTTTAATGGTCTTGCCCCTGGGAGCGTCTTTGGGCGTGGAGCAAACGCAGGACTGGGGGGCGAAAAAAGTTCAAAGcgctttggggtttttgtcaCGCCCAGGGGGTTTTTAATGATATAAAGTGATTTTAGCTCCTGAAACGGAGCGCCGGGGGAGGCTGGAGCGCAATTAGTTGGTGTTCGTGGGTCAGCGGCTGCTCCGAACGCAATTTATCCCCGCGCTGTGTTTGTGGGGGGTTTCCTAATCTCGCCGCTCTCTGTCCTGCCGTCCACCAAGCGTCTCTTTGTCGGAGTTTTATCCGTTCTTAAAAAATACTCGcagtttgttcttgtttgtgACGTGTGAAAAGGCAGCTGGAAGGATCTGAAATTTACTCACGCAGGTGACAAATTATGAAAATCCACCTGCTCCTAAACACCCCTGTCAGCGCTTCCAGAATATTTGTTGCCGTTGTACCTGGAACAGCCCCTCGGTTACAGAAACCCCGGAGAGGCCCTTCTCAAAACAGCCTCTTGTCGAAAGCTTGCGGAACCGTGAGGGTCCGTTTTACCCCAAAATCTGGTGTTTCAACccaaactgcagaggaagggacCCACGTAACCGGCTCCGATGCCCGTTCACCCGCTCGGTCCTTTGATGTGCGGCACCTCCTGGCGCCCCGGTCGCTCTCGAACCTGTTTCCGTAGCTCTGACTTCTCCCCGAGGAATGCAGGAGAGCGGCGTGGCCACGCGGTTCGGCCCACCTCGCTCCAAAAAGCGCCGTTTGCTCCGCTCTCGGGGAAAACCTTccccaaaatgaaataaaaactgaagcGGGATTTCTGCCGCAGTCCTTTCGGCGAAAAGCCGAATCCGGAGTCTCGTTCCCTCGTAGCGAACAAGCGGATCTTCCTGCCGCGGTGCCGTGTGATGGGGTTTGGTGTTAATTTGAGGCCGTTTAGCGTTAATATGCTCCAAAATCTCTGTGTTTGGTCGCAGGGGTCCTGCGGGCCGTGGTCGAAGCGGCGAACGCCGGCGCTTCAGTTCTTTGCCTGTGCGAGAAGGGAGACGCCATGATCATGGAAGAGACCAGCAAGattttcaagaaggaaaaagaaatgaaaaaaggtgAGGCCCGCTCTGaagattggggttttttttcggCATGGTTTTGGTCCCGGGAGGCAGCTGGTGTGAGTGGGCTGGGGCACAaagtgctgctctgtgctcGTGGGGGTAAGAAACAGTCGGCTGCGTCCAGAAAACCAATTTTAACCCTGATCCTCCCGCCTGCCTTGCTGGGAAGCATCTCTGAGCCTCAGTTTCCCGTTTTTGCCCAAAATGACTCGCGTTCTGGTGTCCGGGACGTGTCCCTGCTCTGGAGTCACCGTGGAAATTGCGTGACGCTCGAGCGCGTCACCGAGAGCTCCCGAATCCCGCTCTGGAGACTTTGCTTCAAAAACCGCAACCCGAGTGACGACCTGCACCCACGGGGCCGCAGCTTTCACggaattttttatttcccttcgCAGGTATCGCCTTCCCGACGAGTATATCGGTAAATAACTGCGTCTGCCACTTCTCCCCACTGAAGAGCGACCAAGATTACATCCTCAAAGACGGCGACTTGGTCAAAATGTAGGCGTCTTGGTTATATTTCTTGCGAGGTTACTGTTGGTGTCTGGCTTTTGCTTTCTAATCCTTCCTAATTAAAGACTAACAGCTTGTCAAGCGAAGCGCTGGAGCCTCCCGACGCTTCTAGAAGCTCCTCGAGCCCTGACGTCCCGCCTGTAATTAAACATCCTTTGTGTTGCAGTGACCTGGGAGTCCATGTCGACGGCTTCATCGCCAACGTCGCGCACAGTTTTGTTATAGACGCCTCCAAGGTGGGTTTGGGAGGGGACTCTGCTCTGCGTCCTCTCTAAACTGGGCCGAAAAAGCCGATATTTGGGTGCAGCTGGTCCCAAAGGTGACGGGGTGCGAACCGTCCCTTCCCCAGATATTATTCAGCCCTCTGGAAAGCGAGGGCAGACGCGCTGTTCCAATTTTGCGAGGTTAGGCGTAATTTGAGGCAAAACCGCGCGCAAGTGGCGCTGCGGGGAGTTATTTGGGACTGGGTGGACTGGTTTTGCTGCCCCCTCTACTGGTCGGGGCGTGGGGAGCCGAGC
Protein-coding sequences here:
- the ERBB3 gene encoding receptor tyrosine-protein kinase erbB-3 isoform X1 — its product is MDRDRPRDRLRYRLPRALLLLLLGLLLRAPVPGSAQAVCAGTLNGLSVTGDAQHQYQTLHRMYNNCEIVMGNLEIVLIDHAQDLSFLQTIREVTGYILIAMNVFSSLPLRNLRVIRGTQFYEEKFALFVLLNYNPNATHALRHLGLNQLTEILAGGVYIEKNAQLCHVDTVEWRDIMRDPRLEPVVGDNGKACPPCHESCGGHCWGPGPDDCQKLTKTICAPQCNGRCFGRAPNECCHEECAGGCTGPLQTHCFACRHFNDSGACVPLCPQPLIYNKLTFQLEPNPDTKYQYGGICVRSCPHNFVVDQSSCVRACPNDKMEVEKNGLKMCEPCGGLCPKACEGTGAGSKYQTVDSSNIDTFVNCTKILGNLDFLITGLEGDPWRNISALDPEKLNVFRTVREITGYLNIQSWPKHMHNFSVFSNLVTIGGRSLYNRGFSLLIMKNENVTSLGLRSLREVSAGRVYITENRRLCYLHTLHWAALSRRRSDLDIRNNKPRSKCQQEGKVCDPLCSAEGCWGPGPGQCLSCRHYSRRGVCVPTCHFTQGDTREFAQGGECFECHPECERIEGNVTCNGSGADTCARCAHYRDGPHCVESCPDGVLGERGPIYKYPDATRECRPCHENCTRGCLGPLLRDCLGEALPVSRKTPTVVAVLAVGGLFLCCLCVLLALLYWRSKKIQKKRAMRRYLERGESLEPLDPSEKANKVLARIFKETELKRLKVLGSGVFGTVHKGIWIPDGDSIKIPVSIKVIQDWSGQQSFHAVTDHMLAIGSLDHAYIVRLLGICPGPRLQLVTQLLPLGSLLDYVRKNRDTISPQLLLNWCVQVAKGMYYLEEHRMVHRNLAARNVLLKSPSQAQVADFGIADLLYPDDKKYFYNEVKTPIKWMALESIHFGKYTHQSDVWSYGVTLWEMMTFGAEPYAGIRLAEVPDLLEKGERLSQPPICTIDVYMVMVKCWMIDENIRPTFKELANEFTRMARDPPRYLVIKQESGAAPPAEPPTLSDKELDEMETLELEEEEEELDGPFGLAGLYPPRPRGSCARSPSLLSPPAGYIPMNQPGLGARQGGGCRPPRRSRQESLGRTVSESSEGRGTGSELEPEGGSLSGGSLCRSLRSRGDSAYLSQRESFPPPPPSSEGSEEDANGYVTPNCAGRETDPVGGSMPEEEEEYEYMNRRPGGAPGAPPPRPASLEELGYEYMEVGSELGVSPGAPPGQEDEEDYEYMNKQPRLSRSLGSVTGGLPGPRHDGYTDMRPGEAPPAPREDEQGYEEMEAVLAPRCPGCRGPPAPAPPAMKPLRSLEASDCAFDNPDYWHSRLFAKADAQRT
- the ERBB3 gene encoding receptor tyrosine-protein kinase erbB-3 isoform X2 codes for the protein MDRDRPRDRLRYRLPRALLLLLLGLLLRAPVPGSAQAVCAGTLNGLSVTGDAQHQYQTLHRMYNNCEIVMGNLEIVLIDHAQDLSFLQTIREVTGYILIAMNVFSSLPLRNLRVIRGTQFYEEKFALFVLLNYNPNATHALRHLGLNQLTEILAGGVYIEKNAQLCHVDTVEWRDIMRDPRLEPVVGDNGKACPPCHESCGGHCWGPGPDDCQKLTKTICAPQCNGRCFGRAPNECCHEECAGGCTGPLQTHCFACRHFNDSGACVPLCPQPLIYNKLTFQLEPNPDTKYQYGGICVRSCPHNFVVDQSSCVRACPNDKMEVEKNGLKMCEPCGGLCPKACEGTGAGSKYQTVDSSNIDTFVNCTKILGNLDFLITGLEGDPWRNISALDPEKLNVFRTVREITGYLNIQSWPKHMHNFSVFSNLVTIGGRSLYNRGFSLLIMKNENVTSLGLRSLREVSAGRVYITENRRLCYLHTLHWAALSRRRSDLDIRNNKPRSKCQQEGKVCDPLCSAEGCWGPGPGQCLSCRHYSRRGVCVPTCHFTQGDTREFAQGGECFECHPECERIEGNVTCNGSGADTCARCAHYRDGPHCVESCPDGVLGERGPIYKYPDATRECRPCHENCTRGCLGPLLRDCLGEALPVSRKTPTVVAVLAVGGLFLCCLCVLLALLYWRSKKIQKKRAMRRYLERGESLEPLDPSEKANKVLARIFKETELKRLKVLGSGVFGTVHKGIWIPDGDSIKIPVSIKVIQDWSGQQSFHAVTDHMLAIGSLDHAYIVRLLGICPGPRLQLVTQLLPLGSLLDYVRKNRDTISPQLLLNWCVQVAKGMYYLEEHRMVHRNLAARNVLLKSPSQAQVADFGIADLLYPDDKKYFYNEVKTPIKWMALESIHFGKYTHQSDVWSYGVTLWEMMTFGAEPYAGIRLAEVPDLLEKGERLSQPPICTIDVYMVMVKCWMIDENIRPTFKELANEFTRMARDPPRYLVIKESGAAPPAEPPTLSDKELDEMETLELEEEEEELDGPFGLAGLYPPRPRGSCARSPSLLSPPAGYIPMNQPGLGARQGGGCRPPRRSRQESLGRTVSESSEGRGTGSELEPEGGSLSGGSLCRSLRSRGDSAYLSQRESFPPPPPSSEGSEEDANGYVTPNCAGRETDPVGGSMPEEEEEYEYMNRRPGGAPGAPPPRPASLEELGYEYMEVGSELGVSPGAPPGQEDEEDYEYMNKQPRLSRSLGSVTGGLPGPRHDGYTDMRPGEAPPAPREDEQGYEEMEAVLAPRCPGCRGPPAPAPPAMKPLRSLEASDCAFDNPDYWHSRLFAKADAQRT